Sequence from the Candidatus Wallbacteria bacterium genome:
GGATCTTTTTCCATGATGGAGTCCAGAATGGCGTCTGAAATCTGATCCGCCATCTTGTCCGGATGTCCTTCTGTCACAGACTCTGAAGTGAAGACAAAGTTTTTGGGCATTATTACCTCCGGGAAAATAGTCTTTTAGCTGGGCGCTGGCAGAATTTATCAGCACCCTGAGCCTTAAATCTTAAGATAAGAGGCTCAACGTAGAAAAGTATAGCGAATCTGAAATGATTGTCAAAATATTTTTTCGGGAATTACTCGTCAGAAAGAGCGTCCGCTTCCTCTGTGTCTAGAATCACTGAAACAGTATCCAGAGCCTCGATCGTTGAGATTGCCAAAGTCTGGGACAGCGGTAAAAGCACACCTTCGGCTAAAGGATTCAGGTCAGGGATCACCGATTTCAGGTTCGTGTTCAGCTCAATCAGCTTCATGCCGGCTTCCGGTACATCGATCTTCTCGGTTATGTCCATAGCCCGGGTATTGTTTCTAACTTCAAGCGTCTCATAGTCAGCGGTTTTTCCAAGTTTTTCCATCCACTCGCTCAGTCCATAATACGGTTCACCGTGGATGACGACCAGTAAAACATCAGTGATTTCTGCAGACAAAAGGTTCTGGTAAGGGTCTTTCTGGATTGATCTGATGATTGCCAGGTCCGCTTCTTTTCCCGCTTCCAGACTGCCGAGGTATTCCCCGAAACCGAACATCCTGGCCGGATTGATCGTGATCATGCGGAACAGGTCTCTGGGCTTGAAATAGTTCTGGAACAGCTCGGTATTGACCTTGGCAGCGCAATGCAGTTCTTCGAGGATATTGTCACTGCCTGTCACGCTCCAGTCCGGCGCAAGGGCCAGGGTAATACCTGCCTTGTCTGCCTGGTCCGCACGAGTGGCAGTGTTGTATAGTTCAAGATTACTTCTGGGTGACCAGACCAGATTCACCCCGGCATCTGCCATTAACTTGAATTCAGCGGGGCCAAAGGCTGTGCCGTGGATAATCACAAGTTCCTTTCGCAGAAGACCAGCGTCACGCAGGTCATACAATTCCTGGCGCGATGAATCGTCCACCCCTTCACCGGCATGCACCAGATGGCAGGTTTCCCTGCCGCTTTCAAGATTGGCAATAATCTTCGGCAGGCGTTTTTTTTCGCGCGGTTCGAGGGGAAAAATGGAAGTCCCTATGGAATCCTGCTTGCAGAGATTATATGACTCCAGATTCCGGACCAGGGTCTGCACGCCCTTCTGCATGATCGTGCCCTGGACCATGGTGGCTCCTGAAATCATTTCCTTGATTTCACCATATTTCGAGATCATCAGATCGAATTTATGGCCCTTGATGATTGCAGCCCGTTTTTTCGAGGAATTTCTGTAGTCCTTCTCATCCTGCCAATCATAACGATTCTTGAAGATCTTTCCCGGTTTCCAGCGGGGGAGGAAGTTGTACATCAGGTGGTTATGGCTGTCAATGAAACCAGGGTAGATGCAGGCACCGGTATCCAGAACCTGCCGGCCGCCCGGATTCAGGTTTTCCATCCGCCCTGCCCAGGCTATTTTTCTGCCATTGACTACAACGGCTCCGTTTTCAATTACCTGATCCGGGTTGACAATCTCTCCCCTGAAAATAACTACTTCACCAGCCAGGGTTCCGGCATCGAACTTTTCAACTTTTTTCTTTCCTGAAAAAATGTAAAACAGCAGTACTAAAAAAAAGATCAGAATTGTCAGTAATCGGAATTTCCGTGACATTCATCCATATTACTCGCGAATCAGGCCAAATACAATCAAGATAGAGATTTGCCGGTTTCTAGTTTTTTTTATATCATGTGAAAAAACAATTCAACAGATCAACATGTGATCGGAGATGAGATGGCAGACAAGAAATCCAATGTCCCGGTTTCCAGAAAAATCAATGTCAGAGATTTGCTGCACGGAAAAGCACTGATCGACCCGTACCGCTGGCTGGAAGACCAGCAGAGCCCTGATACCAGGGAATGGCTCGATCGGCAGACTGAATACGCTAGAAAACTGCTGGACTCACACCCGGATCACAAGGCAATGAAGCGGAAATTCCTGTCGCTGAGGAACTTCGAATCCACTGATATTCCGCACTATAAAAACGGCTATTATTATTATATGAAGCGCCAGAAGGGCAAGAATCTCTCCATGATTTTCAGACGCCTTGGGTTGCAGGGAACGGAAGAACTGCTGATCGATCCCAACGGCATGAGCAGGGACGGATCTGTCTCGGTTGGTTTTTTCAGGCTGAGCCCTGATGGAAAGATACTGATCCATGACAAAAGAACCGGCGGGGCCGATGAATCAGCCCTGCACTTTTACGACCTGAAAGCAGGGAGGGAAATCCTCAAGCCCATGCCGGTAGACAACTACCACGGTTTCGCATTATCCCGGGGCAATAAAGGGATTTATTATTCCTCAAAAAATAAGAAAGGCATTTTTTTTCATGTTTTCGGCCAGGACCACTCCAGGGACGTGAAAATCTTTGGCCAAGGCTATAACAGCCAGTGGATAATCGGCTGCTGGAATCCCGAAAAAAGCGATTATCTGCTGATCGCCGCATTTCATGGATCTTCAGGCACGAAAAGCGAAGTCTTCCTGAAAAAGATGGACCTTGAAAGCCCTGTTGTTCCTATAATCAAAGGGATTGAAGCCGGTTTTCAGCCTGATCTGCAGAATGGGCTCCTTTATGTTCTGACGAACTGGAAAGCCCCCAGAAACAGGCTGCTGGTGATTGATCCGGCAAAGCCCGGCCGCAAACACTGGAAAGAGCTGATCCCTGAATCGGAAAATACCCTGAATGGAGTCGAGATCGCGGGAAATCTGATGATTGCCGGTTACCAGCAGAATGTTTCATCCAGGCTCTGCGTTTTCGATCTCAATGGCAGCTACAGGAAAGACCTGGAACTGCCGGGGATCGGAACAGTTTTCAATTTCAGGG
This genomic interval carries:
- a CDS encoding amidohydrolase family protein: MSRKFRLLTILIFFLVLLFYIFSGKKKVEKFDAGTLAGEVVIFRGEIVNPDQVIENGAVVVNGRKIAWAGRMENLNPGGRQVLDTGACIYPGFIDSHNHLMYNFLPRWKPGKIFKNRYDWQDEKDYRNSSKKRAAIIKGHKFDLMISKYGEIKEMISGATMVQGTIMQKGVQTLVRNLESYNLCKQDSIGTSIFPLEPREKKRLPKIIANLESGRETCHLVHAGEGVDDSSRQELYDLRDAGLLRKELVIIHGTAFGPAEFKLMADAGVNLVWSPRSNLELYNTATRADQADKAGITLALAPDWSVTGSDNILEELHCAAKVNTELFQNYFKPRDLFRMITINPARMFGFGEYLGSLEAGKEADLAIIRSIQKDPYQNLLSAEITDVLLVVIHGEPYYGLSEWMEKLGKTADYETLEVRNNTRAMDITEKIDVPEAGMKLIELNTNLKSVIPDLNPLAEGVLLPLSQTLAISTIEALDTVSVILDTEEADALSDE
- a CDS encoding prolyl oligopeptidase family serine peptidase; this encodes MADKKSNVPVSRKINVRDLLHGKALIDPYRWLEDQQSPDTREWLDRQTEYARKLLDSHPDHKAMKRKFLSLRNFESTDIPHYKNGYYYYMKRQKGKNLSMIFRRLGLQGTEELLIDPNGMSRDGSVSVGFFRLSPDGKILIHDKRTGGADESALHFYDLKAGREILKPMPVDNYHGFALSRGNKGIYYSSKNKKGIFFHVFGQDHSRDVKIFGQGYNSQWIIGCWNPEKSDYLLIAAFHGSSGTKSEVFLKKMDLESPVVPIIKGIEAGFQPDLQNGLLYVLTNWKAPRNRLLVIDPAKPGRKHWKELIPESENTLNGVEIAGNLMIAGYQQNVSSRLCVFDLNGSYRKDLELPGIGTVFNFRAVKEKKELFFGFSSFTSPYTIYRCDFKFSAPEIWASPSLKIDRKNIEVRQVFYPSQDGTEIPMYLVHKKGLKLNGKNPVLLYGYGGFNHSLSPFFSPHAVFWTELGGIYAVANLRGGGEFGEDWHRAGMLEKKQNVFDDFHSAAEWLINNKYTNPGKLAIYGGSNGGLLVGAALTQRPELFGAVVCTYPLLDMIRYHKFLSGSYWITEYGSSDNLAQFKYILKYSPYHNLKKGRRYPPVMFITGDMDTRVDPCHARKMTALLQECTGSGKPVILRYDTKAGHVRGQSVKNEAAVDADTFSFLLQMLGSSIR